The genomic stretch taagtaataataatacatatatgttttctctttaattatatttatttcgaTTTAATTATATGTCTGTGTcataagaaaaactttaaaattatttgaaaatagtgTTTTGTTGTGCTTCTTATCTTTAGTCAAAGAATTAAAGCCATTAATTACATTCAGAACATAGTTTTTAACTCTGAGTTATAGTTTGagcaaaaaaaattcttaagaatcagtacttcatttaaAGTATAAGGATATATGATCTTAGGAATctaagtctttttcattttaacttgatcaaGTGAGTATTCAAGAGCTTCATTATATTTTAAGAGAAGTTGTATTTAATTATCTCCCTCTATATGAAGACAAGGAATACTGATTTGTTcgctaaaaaatatttacattgatAAAAATTGAATATGTTATTCTCTTTTgcaaattaaataagtaaatataatagATCATGATTTAATTTAGAACCAGACAcattcatatatattaaaaaaaataaagacatacagTTAAGTACCATTAGATCTCTTCAGAGGCCTCATTGATGAGAAAACTTAGTACTATTGTGATTCCCTTTTGAAATGATAGGATATTCTCTTTCTTCAGTGTTCACATCCCTTAAGAATAACAATAATGTCTTCCATCTGTTCTTCTTTAACAGATTACTTTCTCCAGGTTTAGGAAATACTAAATCTTGATTTATACAGCTATGGGAAACTCTTGTTTTCCTGAATCAATTTGTCTAATTTGCAAAAGAATaagttttttctctctgctttactTAGCCTATTTAAGGAGTTTTGAGGgaaattgatttcaaattcttcagTTGTTTAACACTTTTAGTAAACCAGTCAAAGAAGGCTAAGCGTGAGAAGCTAGAGATtcagttctcttttattttaaggcACTCCATaagtataaaatttattaaagccAAAATAGCTGTAGGAGAGTATGGTTTGTTAAGATCATCTTTGGTACATAAATTCCATTTTTGCAGACTCTGACAGTTATTAGGACTGCAACAGCTGTAGATTTAAAAGGCCAGAGTGTTGGGAGCAGGAAGAGAGTTCTGACATGTAGAGCTAGGAACACTCATACTGGTGCAAAATGCACTGAGAGGATTCCATTGAAAGGTAGAAAGACAAAAGACCAAAAACCTCTCAACTTTGCATCTCCTATGCCAGAAAATATAATTCTTAGAAACATTAGAAtcctttaacaaataaatatgcacacacacacgctcaccaAATGAATTAGATTCAAATTCCCTGTCACTTTTCACCTGGCAGAGACTGGATTCATAAGAACTGTCACATGACAGAAATCACAATAATCTAAATGTAGAAATCAAAACTGGAAATCCACCACTGCTAGCACTGATGTGGAGGCAGTTGGTTCTGAGCAatcaaaatatcaatgaaaagCTAACTTGACAAATAATCAGATGTAGAACATAAGAACCAAAAAAAGCTCAACCATGAGACTTACTGGAGCAGCCAAGAGAGGGTGAACTGCAGCCAAGGAGTCCAGTGCGGATGAGGTACACTTTCAGGTGACATGTTTCTGTTGGTCCAAAGGTGGGATCCAGATGAGTAATATCTCAGTGGACCTCCAGGGAGAAACTGCTAAAGGTTAACTCAGAGACGACAAGCTAGTTTGTGGCACGTTGTTTATTTATACAAGAGAGATAGATCCATAGATTGATTTCATTAAACACAGCAAAGTCAAGATTTAtataagagaaagggaagagagggaaaaaattaacaacagaGATTTTGGAAACTGTAAGTCGTGTTTGCACTTTATTGGGTAAACCAATCTGCTGACAGATAACAAAGATGTTTGTCTACACAGGCCATCCTTAAGTATGTTAAGTAGGGagttgaaagaaaacaatttcagttTCTTATGGATTCTCCAGAAAGTCTTGTGAGTTTGATTTTGCAGTGCAAATGTCAGGATGTCTTGAATAATGCCTCCTAGTATCTTTTATTTGGCACCTCCACCTTAGTTAAGCTTTACCTCGTTAGaatttctcactctgctctcatCTTCGTACCAGCCTCTTCAAAGCCCCCTTTACATCTTTGTTTCTCAGAGTGTAAATGAGAGGGTTGAGTGTGGGAGTTAGAACAGTATACAAAAGGGTTATGAACTTTCCTTCCCTATGGGCATAGGAGCTGTTGGGCTGGATGTAGACAGCTGTGATAGTGCCATAGAAGAGAGAAACTACCAACAGGTGGGACCCACAAGTGCCAAGGGCTTTTCGCCAGGCTTGAGCTGACCTGATCCTCATTACTGCTTGGACAATGTACCCATAGGAGATCAAGATGAGtgccagagggaggaggagcagtaCCAAGGAAGCCATGAAGAGCTGGACCTCATTGGCATGAATGTCTACACAGGCCAATTTGATCATGGCAGGCACTTCACAGATGAAGTGGTAAATCCTACGGTTCCCACAACGGGGCAGCCAAAGGGTGATGGTGCCCTGAATTAGGGTGTTGCCCATTCCACTCAACCATGCCATTCCTGCAAGAGACTGGCAAAGTCGTGAGTGCATAACCGTGGCATAATGGAGTGGTCGGCAAACAGCAGCATAACGATCAAATGCCATGACAGCTAGGAGAACACATTCAGTGGATCCCAGTGCCAGCGAAACATAGAGTTGAATGGCACAACCTACGGGAGTAATTGTCTTGGCTGAGCCATGGAGGTTCCACAGCAGCTGGGGAACAATGCTGGTGGTAAAACAGAGATCAACAAAGGAGAGGTTggtaagaaaataatacatgggtgtgtggagcATGGGATCCAGACAGGAGACCAAGATGATTGCTGTGTTGCCTACCAGGGTCAGGAGGTAGGAGATTAACACTCCCACAAAAAGGATCTTCTCAAGCTGCGGCTGGTCAGAGAAGCCCACCAGTATGAAATCACCTGCCAAACTCTCATTAATCATCATAATCACCCTACTCATGCAAAGGAGAGACacacatatgaaaataaagatgttagATAGTGAGAAgcaattaaaatcagaaacacagagaaagtaACCCTGAAGGTATGGAATGAGGGTGTGTGTCATGTGGCagtgcagaggagagagagagagctgtatGTCTCAAGGAGGAAAGTAAAAGTATGCAGAACATATAGAGAACTGTTAAAACATATGGTGACATAACATATACCATAGAAGAagcaattaataattaattattgcTCGGTTCTtccaaattgtttcttttttttctggaaatccACCTTCTTCTTCAACATCATCTTGCGAGAttataagtaaaagaaataaggaagataTTGTTCAATCAACAAACATCTTTTTAGGCTTCTATCAGTTGTCAAtagtaaaattaacaaatgagGATCACgtatatttgtgaaaataaaatatatgattatttcAATCCTCTAGTTGAcacacatttgttaatatcatgctaaagatacaatgaaaaatacTCAGTCATCATGTTGTTTTAATTAGTTAATAGATACTATTTACATAATAAATagttttctttcaacatttctcttGTAATGTAAAAGTGGACAGACTTGCTGCGCCCACTCCCTTTATTATTTAGACAAGAAATTTCAAATTCCCAAGCAAAAATATcagatcagtttttaaaaatgtaatcctGTGAAACATACTTCTCAGAAATCTTAAGGGGTTTTCTTAAGGTAACTACTACTAattagagagagaaatatatatatgtacctcCAAGCATTTCTTCTGATACAATTATCTTGtctgcatatttttaaatcacccCTCAACCCAGTTGCACTCATTCACTTTTCATTCACGTGTTCCTAGGAAAATAGAACCCATGAACATTCTACATTTTTAATTGCATATATTTGAATATGAATAGAGTCTCTTTAATTCTCTACCactcttgagaaaaaaaaatgattcagaGAGTAAGGGGAAGAAGACACGTACATGCATACATAAACAAACACAACATAAGAATACATAAATGTATGTATTCAAAGTTATAATTACATCAGAAATAATTCTTACCTTCTGTAACTTAACAAACTGTAtaactggaaatattttaagaaagttaAAAGTGAGACGGGAATTCCCCAAAATGTAGAGAAACCATCCTTTTTTtgggtttctatttcattttccccttccttAATATACATTCTTCAAAATTAAGGGACGTATACAAATATAGTCCATTTCAAATTGAATTCCTTCCTAAAACAGTAAGAGTCAATTTAGCATGGTTCAGAAATAAAACCCCTTCCTAGAATGTAGATGTGAAAGCTAGGTGAATTAATGGTTGGTGTAGTTTGAAAAGAATGACATGAGCAATTGAAGAAAGCAAGAATGTCTTCTCCATACAGATAATTTGTAGTATACCTAGACAGGTAAGAGAAAAGATGTGGTCGTCATTATTTCCTCACCTCTGAAAATTTTGTTCCTTCACTCTTCTGGTTAGTTTCCTAAGCCAAGAAAGTGATGTTTATGAATGAGCTTTCCAGAACCATGAGGTTCTGAACATGGATTTGTAAATCCAAGATCAAGTTTAGGGTggaagtgtttatttctggagcCAAAACACACTGAAGTTTGTTACCATAGTAGGAATTGATATCAAGCCCAGAATCGGACCTTGGGGACCCTATATTCCTAATAAGGCAATTATTACCAAGCACAGTTGTGACCAACAGCCAACTTCCTAGTGAAAACACATGGAAATAATGACTTCTGATCACATATATTCAATCTTGAGGATGTATAGATTCTCAGTTCAtgtgttaaaataaaatcttggaaaagtgaaaataaaggtcCAACCCTCAGCATGGTACATCTATACAGGCATGGTT from Equus przewalskii isolate Varuska chromosome 19, EquPr2, whole genome shotgun sequence encodes the following:
- the LOC103567980 gene encoding olfactory receptor 2G3-like, with protein sequence MMINESLAGDFILVGFSDQPQLEKILFVGVLISYLLTLVGNTAIILVSCLDPMLHTPMYYFLTNLSFVDLCFTTSIVPQLLWNLHGSAKTITPVGCAIQLYVSLALGSTECVLLAVMAFDRYAAVCRPLHYATVMHSRLCQSLAGMAWLSGMGNTLIQGTITLWLPRCGNRRIYHFICEVPAMIKLACVDIHANEVQLFMASLVLLLLPLALILISYGYIVQAVMRIRSAQAWRKALGTCGSHLLVVSLFYGTITAVYIQPNSSYAHREGKFITLLYTVLTPTLNPLIYTLRNKDVKGALKRLVRR